In Luteitalea sp., the DNA window TCCGCCCGCCGTCCACGCGTGTGATCAACCTCGTGCAGTTTGCGGACCTCGGCGACATCGATCCCGTCTACCTCGAAAAGCCATACTACCTCGCACCGGATGGTCCCGTGGCGGCCGAAGCGTTTGGCGTCATGCGCGAGGGGATGAAGGGGAAGGTCGGCATCGGCAAGCTCGCACTCTATGGTCGAGAGTACCTCGTGGCCGTCGCGCCGCGCGAGCGTGGCCTCGTCATGTACACGCTCCGGCGCGCAGACGAGGTCCGTCAGATGGGTGCCATCGACGAGTTCGAAGGCATTCCCGGTAAGCCGAATCCGGCGGAGGTGAAGCTCGCCCAGCAAGTGATCAGCTCGTTCGAGTCCAAGCTGGATCTCGGAGAGTTCAAGGACGAGTACCAACAAGAGCTGCGGCGGATCATCGACGCAAAGGTCGCCGGCGAAGAAGTCATCGCACCGCCCGAGGAGGCTCCGCAGAAAGTCGTGAACCTCATGGATGCGCTACGCCGGAGCCTCAATCAAGTGAGCGATACGCGGAAGCGAACCGCCAAAGCGGAGCTCCCGAAGCCGGTGGCCGCACGCCCCACGGCCCGGAAGCGCGCACGGGGATAGAGACATACCGTGCTCGATCTCATTTGGTCGACAGGCACCATTGCGCTCGGGCTGACCGAGCAAGCCGCGACTCCGGCCAGTGCTGATCTCGTCAGTATGGCGAGCCTCATCACGCTGGTCACGCTCGTGGCGCTCGAGATCGTTCTCGGCATCGACAACATCATCTTCATTGCCATCCTCGCGGGCCGGTTACCAGCCGCGGAGCAGCCGCGCGCGCGGCGCCTCGGCATTGGGATGGCTGTCATCTCGCGCATCCTCCTCCTGTTCGGCATCTCGTGGGTCATGACACTGACCCGCCCGTTGTTCACCCTGGCGGGCGTGAGCCTATCGGGGAAGCAGCTCATCCTCGTCGGGGGCGGCCTGTTTCTCATTGGCAAGAGCACCTACGAGATCCACGACAAGCTCGAAGGCGGCGACGACCACGGGAGCACTGTTCGTGGTGGCTCCGCGCTGGCCGGCGTCGTCTTCCAGATCATGCTGATCGACATCGTGTTCTCGCTCGACTCCGTGATTACCGCCGTCGGGATGACGCCGCACGTGCCGCTCATGGTCATTGCCGTGCTCGCAGCGGCCGGTGTGATGCTCGCCTTTGCGGGTGCCGTCAGCGACTTCGTCCACCGGCACCCCACCATCAAGATGCTGGCGTTGGCATTCCTCCTGTTGATCGGCATGATGCTCGTGGTCGAAGGATTCGGGCAGCACGTCAGCAAGGGGTACATCTACTTCGCCATGGCTTTTTCGCTGTTGGTCGAGTTTCTGAACATGCGGCTGCGCGGGAAGGCGAAGCCGTTGCCGCTCCGACACTCGACGATGCGTTAGTGGAAGGCGTTTACCGCGCCCTCTCGGGTGTTATGGGTGATCGTCGTGGCCTCGCGGTGTCGCCACCCGCACGTCCGTTTCGACGGAGAACTTGCGATAGTCGGAATATTCGGTGGTCGTATGGAAGCCGAACTTCCTGAAAAGGAGCGTGCGGCCGGACATCTTCACGTGCATGAGTGAGGGAAGCCAGATCTCGTCGTTGACTTTCTTGCGCTGAAACGTGAGCTCGCTGCCCGCATGGAGGCGGCCGACGATCCCCCATCCGATCTTGACGTCATCGATGACCTCGATTGCCACCTGTGCGATCTCGAAGTCCTGCTCATTGACCCAGGCACGCCCGTGCATCTCCTTCATGGTCTTCCCGATGCGCGTCTTCGGGTCCGCGTCGGGCTTGGGGGTGAGCTCTGCGACGATCATCTGACGCCCGTCGAGGATGTCTCGGCCGATCAGTTGAACGTCGAACACCCGGAAGCCATCCTCGAGCCGCTCCTGCTCCTCTTGTCGCTCCTTGGCTCGTTTCTCGAGGCGCTCGGCACGCTCGTCCGGTGTCTCCTGTTCCAGCTTCTCACGGCGCTCGATCAGATCGTCGCGGTGCTCCTGATCCTGTTGCGCGACGACAGCAGGATCGAGTGGTTTCCCGTCGACGGCGACCAGCCGTTTGTAGGTCTCACCAGAGATTGGCGATGGATAGACCTCGAACTCGCGGAGGGGCCCCAGCGATACCTTGCCGAGCTTGCTCACCTTGATGTCGCGCCGCCGCTCGCGATACGTGTATTGCCGAAGGAGCTCCTCGTCTGTCTTGAGGCGGGCATGCACCTGCTCGCGTAACCACTCCGTGTCCGGCAGCGGTGCATCGACGTTGACCGGCCGGTCCAAGAGGTCGCTGGCGACCGGTTCTTGCGGGCGTGCGCTTGCCGCCGTCAGCAGGAGCAATAGCAGCGAAACCACAATGCGGGCAGATAGAACCACTAGTACGATTATAAAGATTAGAGACGTCAAAGGGGGCCCGCCGGCCTGACGCATCTTGCTGCTCTAGAATGACCCAATGTTCAGCGTGCTCCTGCTCGCATTGCTCCCATTGCTCGTGCTAGGACCTCCGCCGCACGCTGATGTTTTGCCTGGTCAGCAAGCGGTGCGAGAGGAACGGATCGTCGAGCTTGCCGGCCGTGCCAAGGAGGCGATGAGCTCGGGTCGGTTCGAAGAGGCCGCCAAGCTCTACGAGGAGATCCTGGTTGCGCATCCAGACG includes these proteins:
- a CDS encoding Ku protein, which codes for MAARPTWKGFLKVSLVNIPVRVFPATDSAGTVSFNQLHDECQTRVQYKKWCPTHDREVSKDEIVRGYEFEKGRYVVINDEDLEKVRPPSTRVINLVQFADLGDIDPVYLEKPYYLAPDGPVAAEAFGVMREGMKGKVGIGKLALYGREYLVAVAPRERGLVMYTLRRADEVRQMGAIDEFEGIPGKPNPAEVKLAQQVISSFESKLDLGEFKDEYQQELRRIIDAKVAGEEVIAPPEEAPQKVVNLMDALRRSLNQVSDTRKRTAKAELPKPVAARPTARKRARG
- a CDS encoding TerC family protein, with translation MASLITLVTLVALEIVLGIDNIIFIAILAGRLPAAEQPRARRLGIGMAVISRILLLFGISWVMTLTRPLFTLAGVSLSGKQLILVGGGLFLIGKSTYEIHDKLEGGDDHGSTVRGGSALAGVVFQIMLIDIVFSLDSVITAVGMTPHVPLMVIAVLAAAGVMLAFAGAVSDFVHRHPTIKMLALAFLLLIGMMLVVEGFGQHVSKGYIYFAMAFSLLVEFLNMRLRGKAKPLPLRHSTMR